In a single window of the Nicotiana tomentosiformis chromosome 8, ASM39032v3, whole genome shotgun sequence genome:
- the LOC104086534 gene encoding transcription factor bHLH91-like, which yields MGLQQQVNLEMQHSYNTNNSVIANSLTQEFVHESSSHQGPSFDQSNWGDINFPQFHHQFDDHHFQAPLHTDTFPLHTSSISFTNTTHKYSDSTRDLHTADGASTSTAIYDPSLFPLNLPPNPPLLRELVHSLPHGYGLGSSNFGSLFNGMEIHVSGDLYQDAGDGKCPFENGIFEFSADTSCMTKDRDNKEIKHFATDRQKRAHLNDKYKALRSLVPNPSKNDRASIVGDAIMYINELKRTVNELKIMVDKKMCCRDRTKRQNIESGPMNSADVKLRNEVDPSSLRSSWLQRKTTNTEVDVRIVDDEVTVKLVQQKRINCLLFVSKVLDDLQLDLHHVAGGLIGDCYSFLFNSKICEGSTVYAIAIANKLIEIVDIQYTETSPCNTTSIPLQDCQRLLYK from the exons ATGGGGCTTCAGCAGCAAGTGAATCTTGAGATGCAACATAGTTATAATACCAACAACAGCGTAATTGCGAACTCTTTAACGCAAGAATTTGTGCATGAATCCAGTAGTCATCAAGGACCATCTTTTGATCAATCAAATTGGGGAGATATAAATTTTCCTCAGTTCCATCATCAATTTGATGATCATCACTTTCAAGCTCCATTGCATACCGATACGTTTCCTTTACACACTTCTTCAATTTCCTTCACAAACACAACTCATAAATATTCAGATTCCACAAGGGACTTACATACAGCAGATGGTGCCTCAACTTCAACTGCAATCTATGATCCTTCTTTATTTCCTTTGAATCTTCCCCCAAATCCCCCTTTATTGAGAGAATTAGTCCACTCTTTGCCACATGGCTATGGCTTGGGAAGCTCAAATTTTGGCTCTCTTTTTAATGGTATGGAGATACATGTGAGTGGTGATTTATACCAAGATGCAGGGGACGGAAAATGTCCTTTTGAGAATGGAATTTTTGAGTTTTCTGCAGATACGAGTTGTATGACAAAAGATAGGGACAATAAAGAGATCAAGCATTTTGCTACTGATAGGCAAAAGAGAGCGCATTTGAATGACAAGTACAAAGCTTTGAGAAGTTTGGTTCCCAACCCCAGCAAG AATGATAGAGCATCAATTGTGGGGGATGCTATTATGTACATCAATGAGCTGAAGAGGACAGTAAATGAGCTCAAAATTATGGTGGACAAGAAAATGTGCTGCAGAGACAGAACCAAGAGGCAAAACATAGAAAGTGGTCCCATGAATAGTGCTGATGTGAAGCTTAGGAATGAAGTTGATCCATCTTCATTAAGAAGCTCGTGGCTTCAGAGGAAGACCACCAATACTGAAGTTGATGTCCGGATCGTGGACGATGAAGTCACTGTCAAACTTGTCCAGCAGAAGAGAATCAATTGTCTTCTCTTTGTATCTAAGGTCCTAGATGACCTTCAACTGGATCTTCACCATGTTGCTGGCGGACTTATTGGCGATTGTTACAGCTTTTTGTTTAACTCCAAG ATTTGTGAAGGATCTACTGTGTATGCAATTGCTATTGCAAACAAGCTCATTGAGATTGTGGACATTCAGTATACAGAAACTTCACCATGTAATACCACTTCTATTCCTTTACAAG ATTGTCAGAGGCTTCTATACAAATGA